The following coding sequences lie in one Xylocopa sonorina isolate GNS202 chromosome 7, iyXylSono1_principal, whole genome shotgun sequence genomic window:
- the LOC143425493 gene encoding neural-cadherin-like isoform X10 has protein sequence MVDPLKLFWVITNSTYLVTKFIRIGIADKNDNPPYFDKGLYEAEVDENEDIQHTVLTVTAKDHDESSRIRYEITSGNIGGAFAVKNMTGAIYVAGALDYETRKRYELRLTASDNLKENYTTVVIHVKDVNDNPPVFERPNYRTQITEEDDRTLPKRVLGVTATDGDKDRPQDIVYFLTGQGIDPDNPANSKFDINRTSGEIYVLKPLDRDQPNGRPQWRFTVFAQDEGGEGLVGYADVQVNLKDINDNAPTFPQGIYVGNVTENGTAGMVVMTMTAVDYDDPSEGTNAKLIYSIEKNVIEEETGSPIFEIESETGVIKTAVCCLDRERTPDYSIQVVAMDGGGLKGTGTASIRVKDINDMPPQFTKDEWFTEVDETEGPDLPEMPILTVTVHDEDETNKFQYKVIESSGYGADKFTMVRNNDGTGSLKIVQSLDYEDQLQSNGFRFRIQVNDKGEDNDNDKYHVAYSWVVVKLRDINDNQPQFEKANIETTVPENAPVGNSLETFTATDPDQGGKSKVYYSIDRSSDRKRQFSINENGTVSIQRSLDREETPRHQVKILAIDDGIPPKTATATLTVIVHDINDNPPRFLKDYRPVLQEHSQQKKVVEILATDDDDRSKSNGPPFTFRMDPNADDVIRASFKVENDNKGANGDGMAIVSSLLSFNREQQKEYLIPIVIKDSGTPSMSGTSTLTVIIGDINDNKMQPGSKEIFVYNYAGQSPDTEIGRVYVYDLDDWDLPDKKFYWEGLEHAQFKLHEDTGMIYMKSGTHDGRYHLRFKVYDRKHTQTDVPANVTVTVKTIPHEAVLNSGSVRISGITDEDFIRVWDYKSQTLSRSKAELFRDKLAHLLNIDRDNVDVFSVQLRRMHPPLTDVRFAAHGSPYYKPVRLNGIVLMHREEIEKEVGINITMVGIDECYYENEVCEGSCTNTLDISSLPYMVNANKTALVGVRVDVIAECTCGARNFSKGESCRSSPCYNGGRCVEGRFGLSCQCPSGYNGPRCQQTARSFRGNGWAWYPALEMCDNSHLSFEFITKKPDGLLLYNGPIVPPETDEIMVSDFISIELERGIPRLLIDFGSGTLEMRVKPKRTLDDGEWHRLDIFWNTETVKLIIDYCKSADISEPEDGTPPEFNDTSCQAQGTIPPFNEYLNVNAPLQIGGMYVEQIDPLPYHWKQMPYGKGFDGCIKNLFHNSKLYDLAHPGLSRNSVAGCPQTEEICNNQESTFRCWEHGTCVGSFTEARCQCNPGWTGPGCMTPTIPTTFRPQSYVKYALSFEPDKYSTQVQLRFRTREVHGELFRVSDQHNREYAILEIKDSRLHFRYNLNSLRTEERDIWLTAIAVDDGQWHTVRVSRYGSAATLELDGGEGRRFNETFSFEGHQWLLVDKQEGVFAGGKAEYTGVRTFEVYADYQKGCLDDIRLEGKHLPLPPAMNGTQWGQATMARNLERYCPSNKPCANVICPEPFECIDLWNEYDCTCGEGRIPSPDNKGCMDKNECIDYPCLNGGRCINQDPRFRYRCICPDGFWGENCELVQEGQTLKLGMGALAAILVCLLIILVLVLVFVVYNRRRESHIKYPGPDDDVRENIINYDDEGGGEDDMTAFDITPLQIPVGGPIPEMGGKLPPCKVPYTLGPEPNVGIFIEDHKKRADSDPNAPPFDDLRNYAYEGGGSIAGSLSSLASGTDDEQHEYEYLGAWGPRFDKLADMYGPAEESEEED, from the exons TGACGAAATTCATCCGTATTGGAATAGCTGACAAGAACGACAATCCGCCTTACTTCGACAAAGGCCTCTACGAGGCTGAAGTAGACGAAAATGAGGATATCCAGCACACGGTACTCACTGTCACCGCCAAAGATCACGACGAGT CCTCGCGTATTCGATACGAGATTACGAGCGGTAACATAGGCGGTGCGTTTGCCGTGAAGAATATGACTGGCGCCATTTACGTAGCCGGCGCATTAGATTACGAGACAAGGAAAAGG TACGAGCTACGCCTCACCGCGTCTGATAACTTGAAAGAAAATTACACCACGGTCGTGATACACGTGAAAGATGTAAATGACAATCCGCCAGTCTTCGAGCGTCCAAATTATAGGACACAGATCACCGAGGAGGACGACAGGACTCTGCCTAAACGTGTGCTTGGG GTCACAGCGACTGATGGCGACAAAGACAGACCACAGGACATTGTCTACTTTTTAACTGGTCAAGGTATCGATCCTGACAATCCAGCAAACAGCAAGTTCGACATCAACCGCACCAGCGGAGAGATTTACGTTTTAAAG CCACTGGACAGGGATCAGCCAAATGGAAGGCCACAGTGGCGGTTCACCGTATTTGCTCAAGACGAAGGCGGAGAAGGTTTGGTTGGCTACGCAGACGTGCAGGTGAACCTCAAAGATATCAACGACAACGCGCCAACGTTCCCTCAAGGAATTTATGTTGGAAACGTCACAGAAAATGGAACAGCGG GAATGGTTGTGATGACCATGACAGCTGTCGACTACGATGATCCAAGCGAAGGTACAAATGCTAAACTGATTTATTCCATCGAAAAGAACGTGATCGAGGAGGAAACTGGTTCGCCAATCTTTGAAATTGAGTCGGAAACGGGTGTCATAAAGACGGCAGTATGCTGTTTGGACAGAGAACGTACACCGGATTATTCCATACAAGTGGTAGCAATGGATGGAGGGGGGTTAAAAG GGACGGGGACAGCCTCTATACGAGTGAAGGATATAAACGACATGCCTCCGCAATTTACAAAGGACGAATGGTTCACGGAAGTGGACGAAACGGAAGGTCCGGACCTGCCAGAAATGCCAATTCTTACGGTCACCGTACACGATGAGGATGAGACCAATAAATTCCAGTACAAG GTGATTGAAAGTAGCGGTTATGGCGCCGACAAATTCactatggtaagaaataacgaCGGCACGGGATCACTGAAGATCGTACAGTCGTTGGATTACGAGGACCAATTGCAGAGCAACGGTTTTAGGTTTAGGATACAAGTCAACGACAAG GGCGAAGACAATGACAACGACAAGTATCACGTTGCCTATTCCTGGGTAGTCGTGAAGCTGCGCGACATAAACGATAATCAACCGCAATTCGAGAAGGCGAATATCGAGACCACGGTGCCGGAGAACGCCCCAGTTGGTAACAGCCTTGAAACGTTCACAGCTACCGATCCGGACCAGGGTGGCAAAAGCAAAGTGTATTACTCGATCGATAGAAGCTCCGATCGTAAACGGCAATTCTCGATTAACGAAAACGGCACTGTATCGATCCAAAGGAGTCTCGACCGCGAAGAAACCCCGCGACATCAG GTGAAAATCTTGGCCATCGACGACGGTATTCCACCGAAAACGGCAACAGCCACGCTAACGGTGATCGTGCACGACATCAACGACAATCCGCCACGATTTCTGAAAGACTACCGGCCCGTGTTACAAGAGCACTCGCAACAGAAAAAAGTGGTCGAGATATTAGCGACGGACGACGACGACCGTTCGAAAAGCAACGGGCCGCCGTTCACTTTCAGAATGGATCCGAACGCGGACGACGTGATTCGTGCCAGTTTCAAAGTGGAGAACGATAACA AGGGAGCAAACGGGGATGGCATGGCTATTGTCTCGTCGTTACTATCGTTTAATAGAGAGCAACAAAAGGAGTATTTGATACCGATCGTTATCAAAGACTCCGGTACTCCGTCGATGTCTGGGACCAGTACCCTCACGGTTATTATCGGGGACATAAACGATAACAAGATGCAACCTGGATCGAAAGAAATTTTTGTATATAATTACGCA GGACAATCACCGGACACGGAAATAGGCAGAGTTTACGTCTACGATTTAGACGATTGGGATCTACCGGACAAAAAGTTCTACTGGGAGGGTTTAGAACACGCTCAGTTCAAATTACACGAAGACACTGGTATGATTTACATGAAATCAGGCACACACGATGGTAGATACCATCTACGGTTCAAAGTTTACGATCGGAAGCACACGCAAACGGACGTTCCGGCGAACGTGACCGTCACCGTGAAAACTATTCCTCACGAGGCGGTCCTGAACTCTGGCTCGGTTCGAATATCTGGAATAACGGACGAGGACTTCATTCGAGTTTGGGACTACAAG TCGCAAACTTTGTCGCGCAGCAAAGCAGAGTTATTTAGAGATAAATTAGCGCATTTGTTAAATATCGATAGAGACAATGTAGACGTGTTTAGCGTGCAATTACGTAGAATGCATCCTCCGTTGACGGACGTCAGATTCGCTGCTCACGGATCACCGTATTATAAGCCTGTCAGGTTGAACGGAATCGTGCTGATGCATCGCGAAGAG ATCGAGAAAGAAGTTGGTATCAACATAACGATGGTCGGCATAGACGAATGTTATTACGAGAACGAAGTATGCGAGGGTAGTTGCACCAATACCTTAGATATCAGCAGCTTACCGTACATGGTTAACGCAAACAAGACCGCTCTGGTTGGTGTACGAGTGGACGTAAtcgctgaatgtacatgcggtgCACGGAATTTCAGTAAAGGGGAATCTTGTCGAAGCAGCCCTTGTTATAACGGTGGTCGTTGCGTAGAAGGACGATTTGGGTTATC GTGCCAGTGTCCTTCTGGATATAACGGGCCAAGATGTCAGCAGACCGCGAGAAGTTTCCGCGGAAATGGTTGGGCTTGGTACCCAGCTCTGGAAATGTGCGATAACAGCCATTTAAGCTTCGAATTCATCACAAAGAAACCCGACGGCTTGCTTTTGTACAACGGTCCTATTGTACCCCCTGAAaccgacgaaatcatggtttctG ATTTTATATCCATTGAACTGGAACGTGGAATACCTCGACTGTTGATAGACTTCGGTTCTGGCACATTGGAGATGAGAGTGAAACCGAAACGAACTTTGGATGACGGAGAATGGCACAGGCTTGACATATTTTGGAACACGGAG ACCGTGAAGTTAATTATCGACTACTGCAAGTCCGCGGACATCTCGGAGCCGGAAGATGGCACGCCTCCGGAATTCAACGATACCAGCTGTCAAGCCCAAGGCACGATACCACCGTTCAACGAGTATCTGAACGTGAACGCGCCCCTTCAAATCGGCGGCATGTACGTCGAGCAGATCGATCCGCTGCCCTACCATTGGAAGCAGATGCCATACGGCAAGGGGTTCGACGGCTGCATCAAGAATCTCTTCCACAACAGTAAACTGTACGACCTGGCTCATCCTGGCCTGTCCAGAAACAGTGTAGCCGGCTGCCCTCAGACCGAGGAGATTTGCAACAACCAGGAATCCACATTCCGCTGCTGGGAGCACGGTACTTGCGTAGGAAGCTTCACCGAGGCCAGATGTCAATGTAATCCGGGATGGACTGGCCCTGGATGCATGACACCCACTATACCAACTACGTTCAGACCGCAAAGTTACGTTAAATACGCGCTGTCCTTCGAACCGGATAAATACTCCACGCAAGTACAGCTGAGGTTTCGTACTCGAGAGGTACATGGCGAATTGTTCAGAGTCAGCGACCAGCACAACAGGGAATACGCCATTTTAGAG ATCAAAGACAGCAGGTTGCATTTCCGGTACAATTTGAACAGTTTGAGAACCGAGGAACGCGATATATGGCTGACTGCGATAGCGGTTGACGATGGACAATGGCATACGGTTCGTGTATCGAGATATGGTTCGGCTGCGACTTTGGAACTAGACGGCGGCGAAGGACGGAGGTTCAACGAAACCTTCTCTTTCGAAGGACACCAGTGGTTATTGGTCGACAAGCAAGAAGGTGTTTTTGCTGGAGGCAAGGCTGAATATACTGGCGTTCGGACGTTCGAGGTCTATGCTGATTATCAGAAAG GATGTCTAGACGATATAAGACTGGAGGGCAAGCACCTTCCACTACCGCCAGCCATGAATGGCACGCAATGGGGTCAAGCGACCATGGCTAGAaatttagaaagatattgcccTTCGAACAAACCTTGTGCCAATGTCATTTGTCCAGAACCGTTCGAATGTATCGACCTTTGGAACGAGTACGATTGCAC ATGCGGAGAGGGAAGGATTCCATCGCCCGATAACAAAGGGTGTATGGACAAAAACGAATGTATAGATTACCCTTGTCTGAACGGTGGTAGGTGCATCAACCAAGATCCTCGTTTTCGATACAGATGTATTTGCCCCGACGGATTCTGGGGTGAGAATTGCGAACTTGTGCAAGAGGGTCAGACACTGAAGCTCGGCATGGGCGCTCTGGCGGCTATTTTGGTCTGCCTTTTGATTATCCTTG TACTTGTCCTAGTATTTGTTGTTTATAACAGACGAAGAGAATCGCATATTAAGTATCCCGGCCCTGATGACGACGTGAGGGAGAATATTATCAATTATGATGACGAAGGTGGCGGAGAGGATGACATGACCGCATTCGACATTACGCCACTTCAAATTCCTGTTGGCGGCCCAATACCAGAAATGGGTGGGAAGCTACCGCCATGTAAAGTACCCT ATACACTAGGACCGGAACCAAACGTGGGCATCTTTATAGAAGATCACAAAAAGAGGGCTGACAGCGATCCAAACGCACCGCCATTCGACGATCTACGAAATTACGCATACGAGGGTGGCGGAAGTATCGCAGGTTCATTGTCATCGTTAGCTTCCG GAACGGACGACGAGCAACACGAGTACGAGTACTTAGGCGCCTGGGGCCCAAGATTCGACAAGTTGGCCGACATGTACGGTCCAGCGGAGgaaagcgaagaggaggactaa
- the LOC143425493 gene encoding neural-cadherin-like isoform X9, with protein MPGSTAQTNKFHTFYLQQRAEQSVTWADIKVNHQLDYESIKEYNLTIRVENNGAQQLASEATVYILLEDVNDEIPLFTEREQETVLEGEPVGSKVTQVNAIDKDGTFPNNQVTYYVVDSDRNEGKDYFEINRETGEIFTKVMFDREKQGAYALEVEARDGAPSARPNSNGQPNSVTKFIRIGIADKNDNPPYFDKGLYEAEVDENEDIQHTVLTVTAKDHDESSRIRYEITSGNIGGAFAVKNMTGAIYVAGALDYETRKRYELRLTASDNLKENYTTVVIHVKDVNDNPPVFERPNYRTQITEEDDRTLPKRVLGVTATDGDKDRPQDIVYFLTGQGIDPDNPANSKFDINRTSGEIYVLKPLDRDQPNGRPQWRFTVFAQDEGGEGLVGYADVQVNLKDINDNAPTFPQGIYVGNVTENGTAGMVVMTMTAVDYDDPSEGTNAKLIYSIEKNVIEEETGSPIFEIESETGVIKTAVCCLDRERTPDYSIQVVAMDGGGLKGTGTASIRVKDINDMPPQFTKDEWFTEVDETEGPDLPEMPILTVTVHDEDETNKFQYKVIESSGYGADKFTMVRNNDGTGSLKIVQSLDYEDQLQSNGFRFRIQVNDKGEDNDNDKYHVAYSWVVVKLRDINDNQPQFEKANIETTVPENAPVGNSLETFTATDPDQGGKSKVYYSIDRSSDRKRQFSINENGTVSIQRSLDREETPRHQVKILAIDDGIPPKTATATLTVIVHDINDNPPRFLKDYRPVLQEHSQQKKVVEILATDDDDRSKSNGPPFTFRMDPNADDVIRASFKVENDNKGANGDGMAIVSSLLSFNREQQKEYLIPIVIKDSGTPSMSGTSTLTVIIGDINDNKMQPGSKEIFVYNYAGQSPDTEIGRVYVYDLDDWDLPDKKFYWEGLEHAQFKLHEDTGMIYMKSGTHDGRYHLRFKVYDRKHTQTDVPANVTVTVKTIPHEAVLNSGSVRISGITDEDFIRVWDYKSQTLSRSKAELFRDKLAHLLNIDRDNVDVFSVQLRRMHPPLTDVRFAAHGSPYYKPVRLNGIVLMHREEIEKEVGINITMVGIDECYYENEVCEGSCTNTLDISSLPYMVNANKTALVGVRVDVIAECTCGARNFSKGESCRSSPCYNGGRCVEGRFGLSCQCPSGYNGPRCQQTARSFRGNGWAWYPALEMCDNSHLSFEFITKKPDGLLLYNGPIVPPETDEIMVSDFISIELERGIPRLLIDFGSGTLEMRVKPKRTLDDGEWHRLDIFWNTETVKLIIDYCKSADISEPEDGTPPEFNDTSCQAQGTIPPFNEYLNVNAPLQIGGMYVEQIDPLPYHWKQMPYGKGFDGCIKNLFHNSKLYDLAHPGLSRNSVAGCPQTEEICNNQESTFRCWEHGTCVGSFTEARCQCNPGWTGPGCMTPTIPTTFRPQSYVKYALSFEPDKYSTQVQLRFRTREVHGELFRVSDQHNREYAILEIKDSRLHFRYNLNSLRTEERDIWLTAIAVDDGQWHTVRVSRYGSAATLELDGGEGRRFNETFSFEGHQWLLVDKQEGVFAGGKAEYTGVRTFEVYADYQKGCLDDIRLEGKHLPLPPAMNGTQWGQATMARNLERYCPSNKPCANVICPEPFECIDLWNEYDCTCGEGRIPSPDNKGCMDKNECIDYPCLNGGRCINQDPRFRYRCICPDGFWGENCELVQEGQTLKLGMGALAAILVCLLIILVLVLVFVVYNRRRESHIKYPGPDDDVRENIINYDDEGGGEDDMTAFDITPLQIPVGGPIPEMGGKLPPCKVPYTLGPEPNVGIFIEDHKKRADSDPNAPPFDDLRNYAYEGGGSIAGSLSSLASGTDDEQHEYEYLGAWGPRFDKLADMYGPAEESEEED; from the exons TGACGAAATTCATCCGTATTGGAATAGCTGACAAGAACGACAATCCGCCTTACTTCGACAAAGGCCTCTACGAGGCTGAAGTAGACGAAAATGAGGATATCCAGCACACGGTACTCACTGTCACCGCCAAAGATCACGACGAGT CCTCGCGTATTCGATACGAGATTACGAGCGGTAACATAGGCGGTGCGTTTGCCGTGAAGAATATGACTGGCGCCATTTACGTAGCCGGCGCATTAGATTACGAGACAAGGAAAAGG TACGAGCTACGCCTCACCGCGTCTGATAACTTGAAAGAAAATTACACCACGGTCGTGATACACGTGAAAGATGTAAATGACAATCCGCCAGTCTTCGAGCGTCCAAATTATAGGACACAGATCACCGAGGAGGACGACAGGACTCTGCCTAAACGTGTGCTTGGG GTCACAGCGACTGATGGCGACAAAGACAGACCACAGGACATTGTCTACTTTTTAACTGGTCAAGGTATCGATCCTGACAATCCAGCAAACAGCAAGTTCGACATCAACCGCACCAGCGGAGAGATTTACGTTTTAAAG CCACTGGACAGGGATCAGCCAAATGGAAGGCCACAGTGGCGGTTCACCGTATTTGCTCAAGACGAAGGCGGAGAAGGTTTGGTTGGCTACGCAGACGTGCAGGTGAACCTCAAAGATATCAACGACAACGCGCCAACGTTCCCTCAAGGAATTTATGTTGGAAACGTCACAGAAAATGGAACAGCGG GAATGGTTGTGATGACCATGACAGCTGTCGACTACGATGATCCAAGCGAAGGTACAAATGCTAAACTGATTTATTCCATCGAAAAGAACGTGATCGAGGAGGAAACTGGTTCGCCAATCTTTGAAATTGAGTCGGAAACGGGTGTCATAAAGACGGCAGTATGCTGTTTGGACAGAGAACGTACACCGGATTATTCCATACAAGTGGTAGCAATGGATGGAGGGGGGTTAAAAG GGACGGGGACAGCCTCTATACGAGTGAAGGATATAAACGACATGCCTCCGCAATTTACAAAGGACGAATGGTTCACGGAAGTGGACGAAACGGAAGGTCCGGACCTGCCAGAAATGCCAATTCTTACGGTCACCGTACACGATGAGGATGAGACCAATAAATTCCAGTACAAG GTGATTGAAAGTAGCGGTTATGGCGCCGACAAATTCactatggtaagaaataacgaCGGCACGGGATCACTGAAGATCGTACAGTCGTTGGATTACGAGGACCAATTGCAGAGCAACGGTTTTAGGTTTAGGATACAAGTCAACGACAAG GGCGAAGACAATGACAACGACAAGTATCACGTTGCCTATTCCTGGGTAGTCGTGAAGCTGCGCGACATAAACGATAATCAACCGCAATTCGAGAAGGCGAATATCGAGACCACGGTGCCGGAGAACGCCCCAGTTGGTAACAGCCTTGAAACGTTCACAGCTACCGATCCGGACCAGGGTGGCAAAAGCAAAGTGTATTACTCGATCGATAGAAGCTCCGATCGTAAACGGCAATTCTCGATTAACGAAAACGGCACTGTATCGATCCAAAGGAGTCTCGACCGCGAAGAAACCCCGCGACATCAG GTGAAAATCTTGGCCATCGACGACGGTATTCCACCGAAAACGGCAACAGCCACGCTAACGGTGATCGTGCACGACATCAACGACAATCCGCCACGATTTCTGAAAGACTACCGGCCCGTGTTACAAGAGCACTCGCAACAGAAAAAAGTGGTCGAGATATTAGCGACGGACGACGACGACCGTTCGAAAAGCAACGGGCCGCCGTTCACTTTCAGAATGGATCCGAACGCGGACGACGTGATTCGTGCCAGTTTCAAAGTGGAGAACGATAACA AGGGAGCAAACGGGGATGGCATGGCTATTGTCTCGTCGTTACTATCGTTTAATAGAGAGCAACAAAAGGAGTATTTGATACCGATCGTTATCAAAGACTCCGGTACTCCGTCGATGTCTGGGACCAGTACCCTCACGGTTATTATCGGGGACATAAACGATAACAAGATGCAACCTGGATCGAAAGAAATTTTTGTATATAATTACGCA GGACAATCACCGGACACGGAAATAGGCAGAGTTTACGTCTACGATTTAGACGATTGGGATCTACCGGACAAAAAGTTCTACTGGGAGGGTTTAGAACACGCTCAGTTCAAATTACACGAAGACACTGGTATGATTTACATGAAATCAGGCACACACGATGGTAGATACCATCTACGGTTCAAAGTTTACGATCGGAAGCACACGCAAACGGACGTTCCGGCGAACGTGACCGTCACCGTGAAAACTATTCCTCACGAGGCGGTCCTGAACTCTGGCTCGGTTCGAATATCTGGAATAACGGACGAGGACTTCATTCGAGTTTGGGACTACAAG TCGCAAACTTTGTCGCGCAGCAAAGCAGAGTTATTTAGAGATAAATTAGCGCATTTGTTAAATATCGATAGAGACAATGTAGACGTGTTTAGCGTGCAATTACGTAGAATGCATCCTCCGTTGACGGACGTCAGATTCGCTGCTCACGGATCACCGTATTATAAGCCTGTCAGGTTGAACGGAATCGTGCTGATGCATCGCGAAGAG ATCGAGAAAGAAGTTGGTATCAACATAACGATGGTCGGCATAGACGAATGTTATTACGAGAACGAAGTATGCGAGGGTAGTTGCACCAATACCTTAGATATCAGCAGCTTACCGTACATGGTTAACGCAAACAAGACCGCTCTGGTTGGTGTACGAGTGGACGTAAtcgctgaatgtacatgcggtgCACGGAATTTCAGTAAAGGGGAATCTTGTCGAAGCAGCCCTTGTTATAACGGTGGTCGTTGCGTAGAAGGACGATTTGGGTTATC GTGCCAGTGTCCTTCTGGATATAACGGGCCAAGATGTCAGCAGACCGCGAGAAGTTTCCGCGGAAATGGTTGGGCTTGGTACCCAGCTCTGGAAATGTGCGATAACAGCCATTTAAGCTTCGAATTCATCACAAAGAAACCCGACGGCTTGCTTTTGTACAACGGTCCTATTGTACCCCCTGAAaccgacgaaatcatggtttctG ATTTTATATCCATTGAACTGGAACGTGGAATACCTCGACTGTTGATAGACTTCGGTTCTGGCACATTGGAGATGAGAGTGAAACCGAAACGAACTTTGGATGACGGAGAATGGCACAGGCTTGACATATTTTGGAACACGGAG ACCGTGAAGTTAATTATCGACTACTGCAAGTCCGCGGACATCTCGGAGCCGGAAGATGGCACGCCTCCGGAATTCAACGATACCAGCTGTCAAGCCCAAGGCACGATACCACCGTTCAACGAGTATCTGAACGTGAACGCGCCCCTTCAAATCGGCGGCATGTACGTCGAGCAGATCGATCCGCTGCCCTACCATTGGAAGCAGATGCCATACGGCAAGGGGTTCGACGGCTGCATCAAGAATCTCTTCCACAACAGTAAACTGTACGACCTGGCTCATCCTGGCCTGTCCAGAAACAGTGTAGCCGGCTGCCCTCAGACCGAGGAGATTTGCAACAACCAGGAATCCACATTCCGCTGCTGGGAGCACGGTACTTGCGTAGGAAGCTTCACCGAGGCCAGATGTCAATGTAATCCGGGATGGACTGGCCCTGGATGCATGACACCCACTATACCAACTACGTTCAGACCGCAAAGTTACGTTAAATACGCGCTGTCCTTCGAACCGGATAAATACTCCACGCAAGTACAGCTGAGGTTTCGTACTCGAGAGGTACATGGCGAATTGTTCAGAGTCAGCGACCAGCACAACAGGGAATACGCCATTTTAGAG ATCAAAGACAGCAGGTTGCATTTCCGGTACAATTTGAACAGTTTGAGAACCGAGGAACGCGATATATGGCTGACTGCGATAGCGGTTGACGATGGACAATGGCATACGGTTCGTGTATCGAGATATGGTTCGGCTGCGACTTTGGAACTAGACGGCGGCGAAGGACGGAGGTTCAACGAAACCTTCTCTTTCGAAGGACACCAGTGGTTATTGGTCGACAAGCAAGAAGGTGTTTTTGCTGGAGGCAAGGCTGAATATACTGGCGTTCGGACGTTCGAGGTCTATGCTGATTATCAGAAAG GATGTCTAGACGATATAAGACTGGAGGGCAAGCACCTTCCACTACCGCCAGCCATGAATGGCACGCAATGGGGTCAAGCGACCATGGCTAGAaatttagaaagatattgcccTTCGAACAAACCTTGTGCCAATGTCATTTGTCCAGAACCGTTCGAATGTATCGACCTTTGGAACGAGTACGATTGCAC ATGCGGAGAGGGAAGGATTCCATCGCCCGATAACAAAGGGTGTATGGACAAAAACGAATGTATAGATTACCCTTGTCTGAACGGTGGTAGGTGCATCAACCAAGATCCTCGTTTTCGATACAGATGTATTTGCCCCGACGGATTCTGGGGTGAGAATTGCGAACTTGTGCAAGAGGGTCAGACACTGAAGCTCGGCATGGGCGCTCTGGCGGCTATTTTGGTCTGCCTTTTGATTATCCTTG TACTTGTCCTAGTATTTGTTGTTTATAACAGACGAAGAGAATCGCATATTAAGTATCCCGGCCCTGATGACGACGTGAGGGAGAATATTATCAATTATGATGACGAAGGTGGCGGAGAGGATGACATGACCGCATTCGACATTACGCCACTTCAAATTCCTGTTGGCGGCCCAATACCAGAAATGGGTGGGAAGCTACCGCCATGTAAAGTACCCT ATACACTAGGACCGGAACCAAACGTGGGCATCTTTATAGAAGATCACAAAAAGAGGGCTGACAGCGATCCAAACGCACCGCCATTCGACGATCTACGAAATTACGCATACGAGGGTGGCGGAAGTATCGCAGGTTCATTGTCATCGTTAGCTTCCG GAACGGACGACGAGCAACACGAGTACGAGTACTTAGGCGCCTGGGGCCCAAGATTCGACAAGTTGGCCGACATGTACGGTCCAGCGGAGgaaagcgaagaggaggactaa